In Corynebacterium aquilae DSM 44791, the genomic stretch TGTTGGCCATCTTTGGTTACATCGCCTTCGTGTGGGCCGGTGCGAAGCGTTACGGCTTCTTCAAGTACGTCAAGAGCTCGGTGGTTATTCCTAACCTGCCGTTCCTTCTGCACTTCCTTGTGGTGCCGATTGAGGCCTTCTCCACCTTCATCATGCGACCGGCCACTTTGACTCTGCGTCTTATGGCCAACATGCTCGCCGGCCACATCATCCTGGTCCTGCTGTTTTCTGCTACGAACTTCTTCCTCTGGCAGGCAAACGCATGGTCCGTTGTTTCCGGCGTCACCATCCTCGCGTCTATTGCATTCACGATGTTCGAGCTGCTGGTTATCTTCCTGCAGGCTTACATCTTTGCTCTGTTGTCCGCTGTGTACATCGAGCTGTCGTTGCACGCCGACGAACACTGACCCTAAAAACTGCCCCGACATGACAATCACTTCCTCGCCATCACACGCCGCGAAAACCGGTGTGGCGGGGACGGGACATCAAGGTCATCTGAAAACCTCACACACTTGTTCAGCCCAGCGCCGAAACTATGGCCTGGGCACCTAGAAAGGGAACGGAAACCCACATGAACGACATCCTCCTCCTCGCTGCTGACGAAGCCACCAAGTTCAACGGTCTCGGCACCATCGGCTACGGCCTGGCCACCATCGGCCCGGGCCTCGGCATCGGCATCCTCGTGGGCAAGGCCCTCGAGGGTATGGCACGTCAGCCCGAGATGGCTGGCCAGCTTCGTACCACCATGTTCCTGGGTATCGCCTTCGTTGAGGCCCTCGCCCTGATCGGCCTCGTTGCCGGCTTCCTGTTCTAAGACGCTTTTTTCTAAAAAGTCCTAGACCAAGAAAGACACTGCACTATGACCGACGTCATTACATACTTGGCTGAAGAAGCCGAGGGTGGAGTCGTACTCCCGCTGGAGCACGGCAACAACCCTCTGCTTCCGATGCCGTACGACATGGTCTGGTCCGTAATCCCGCTTATCGTCGTCCTCCTGTTGTTCGCGAAGTTTGTGCTTCCGAAGTTCCAGGAAGTGCTCGCTGAGCGTGAGGACAAGATCCAGGGCGGCATCCAGCGCGCCGAGGCCGCACAGGCCGAAGCCAAGGCAGCCCTTGAGAAGTACAACGCACAGCTCGCCGAAGCCCGCGCCGAGGCCGCACAGATCCGCGAAGAAGCCCGCGATAAGGGCAAGCAGATCGTTGCGGACATGAAGGCACAGGCAACGGAAGAGAGCAACCGCATCATCGAGTCCGGTGAAAAGCAGCTCCTGGCCCAGCGTGAGCAGGTCGTCAGCGAACTGCGTCGCGAGATGGGTCAGACCTCTATCGACCTGGCCGAGCGTCTGCTCGGGGAGCAGCTTTCCGATTCCGTGAAGCGCTCCGGCACCATCGATAGCTTCCTGTCCACCCTCGACACCGTGGCACCGGCAGGAAAGTAGGCGACTATGCACGCAGCAAGCCGCGAAGCACTGGCAGCACTCGACAAGCACCTCGACACCGCACTGTTCGGTATCGACAACGGTGTTGCCGTGGCCGCACAAGCCGGCGCGGAAATCTTCGACGTGGTGGAAGTCCTCGACGCTGATCGCGCACTGCGCGTCGCCGTCGCTGATTCCTCCGCGGAAGCTTCCCAGCGTTCCGGCCTGATGTCGGCAGTCTTTGGTGGCAAGGTGTCGGACTTTACTGCCGGCATCCTCACCTTTGCTGCGGCCCAGACCTGGTCCACCCCGCGCGAAATGCGCGCCGGTCTCGTGGCCTGTGGGCGACGTGCGATGCTCCGCTCTGCTGAGCACCAGGGACAACTCGGACAGGTGGAGAGCGAACTCTTCCAGCTGAGCCGAATCCTGGACAAGCAACCGCAGCTGACTCAGCTGCTGAGCGACCGCACCGCAACCCCGGCCGCCAAGCGCGACCTGCTCGCCAAGGTCCTCTACGGCAAAGTAACCGCCGTCACCGAGGCTCTGGCACTGCAGGCAATTGGGCGCCCCGAGCGAAACCCCATCGACGACATGGCCTCCCTGGCCGACACTGTGGCAGCGCTGCAGGGTCGACAGGTCGCCTCCGTTGTTGCGGCATCCGCTCTTAACGCCGGGCAGGTACAGGCACTGGAAGAAAAACTGGGCCGAATTTACGGTCGTGCGATGTCCATCCACACTGAGGTTGATCCCAGCCTCCTCGGTGGAATGGTCATCCGCGTTGGCGATGAAGTTATCGACGGCTCTACCTCGGGCAAGCTCGAGCGTATGCGCACCGTTATGGCGTAACTCATCCAACCGACACACGACACAAACACATTTCACATGCTGGAAGAAACAACCGAGAGCAGGAAGAACATGGCGGAGCTGACGATCTCCTCCGACGAGATCCGTAGCGCGATTGCGAACTACACCTCGAGCTACTCCCCGGAGGCCTCCCGTGAGGAGGTCGGCGTGGTCATTTCGGCAGCTGACGGTATCGCCCAGGTTTCGGGCCTCCCGTCAGTTATGGCGAATGAGCTGCTCGAGTTCCCGGGCGGCGTCATTGGCGTCGCACAGAACCTCGACACCGACAAGATCGGTGTGGTGGTCCTGGGTAACTACGAGACTCTTAAAGAGGGCGACGAAGTAAAGCGGACCGGTGAGGTCCTCTCCATCCCGGTCGGGGACGCGTTCCTTGGCCGCGTTATCAACCCCCTGGGCCAGCCCATCGACGGCCTGGGCGAAATCCAGGCTGAAGAAGACCGCGTCCTGGAGCTGCAGGCACCCTCCGTGCTGCAGCGCCAGCCCGTCGAAGAGCCGCTTCAGACCGGTATCAAGGCTATTGACGCCATGACCCCGATCGGTCGCGGCCAGCGTCAGCTGATCATCGGCGACCGCAAGACCGGTAAGACCGCAGTCTGCCTGGACACCATCCTTAACCAGAAGGCTAACTGGGAATCCGGCGACAAGAACAAGCAGGTTCGCTGCATCTACGTCGCAATCGGTCAGAAGGGCTCCACCATCGCAGCGGTCCGCAAGACCCTCGAAGAGCACGGCGCCCTCGAATACACCACCATCGTTGCCGCCCCGGCATCCGACTCCGCCGGCTTCAAGTGGCTGGCACCCTTCGCAGGTGCCGCACTGGGCCAGCACTGGATGTACAACGGCAACCACGTCCTGGTGATCTACGATGATCTGACCAAGCAGGCCGAGGCCTACCGTGCGATCTCCCTTCTGCTGCGCCGCCCGCCGGGCCGCGAAGCATACCCGGGCGACGTCTTCTACCTGCACTCCCGCCTCCTGGAGCGTGCCGCGAAGCTGTCCGACGACATGGGCGCAGGTTCCATGACCGCACTGCCGATCATCGAAACCAAGGCCAATGACGTCTCCGCCTTCATCCCGACCAACGTGATCTCTATCACCGACGGTCAGGTGTTCCTGGAGTCCGACCTGTTCAACCAGGGTGTGCGCCCGGCTATCAACGTCGGTGTGTCCGTCTCCCGTGTCGGTGGCGCCGCACAGACCAAGGGCATGAAGAAGGTCTCCGGTTCCTTGCGTCTGGACCTGGCCGCATACCGCGACCTGGAAGCCTTCGCCGCCTTCGCATCTGACCTGGATCCCGCTTCCAAGGCCCAGCTGCAGCGCGGTCAGCGCCTGGTCGAGCTGCTCAAGCAGCCCGAAAACTCCCCGATGTCCGTCGAAGACCAGATGGTCTCCATCTACCTCGCCGGCGAAGGCGAAATGGACACCGTCCCGGTCGAGGATGTTCGCCGCTTCGAAGCTGAACTGCACGAGTACCTGCACGCCAACGCTGCAGGCATCTACGAGCAGATCAACGGTGGCGCCGCATTCTCCGACGACTCCAAGGCGGAGCTCATCGCAGCGACGAACGCTTTCAAGCGCACCTTCGTCACCACCGATGGCACCCCGGTCATCAACGACCCCGAGGTCGAGGCTCTCAGCGAAGAAGAGCTGAAGAAGAACCAGATCACGGTGTCCCGCAAAGCTGCCAAGAAGTAAAGGCAGCGTTGCA encodes the following:
- a CDS encoding ATP synthase F0 subunit C, which gives rise to MNDILLLAADEATKFNGLGTIGYGLATIGPGLGIGILVGKALEGMARQPEMAGQLRTTMFLGIAFVEALALIGLVAGFLF
- a CDS encoding F0F1 ATP synthase subunit B, with the protein product MTDVITYLAEEAEGGVVLPLEHGNNPLLPMPYDMVWSVIPLIVVLLLFAKFVLPKFQEVLAEREDKIQGGIQRAEAAQAEAKAALEKYNAQLAEARAEAAQIREEARDKGKQIVADMKAQATEESNRIIESGEKQLLAQREQVVSELRREMGQTSIDLAERLLGEQLSDSVKRSGTIDSFLSTLDTVAPAGK
- a CDS encoding F0F1 ATP synthase subunit delta, with amino-acid sequence MHAASREALAALDKHLDTALFGIDNGVAVAAQAGAEIFDVVEVLDADRALRVAVADSSAEASQRSGLMSAVFGGKVSDFTAGILTFAAAQTWSTPREMRAGLVACGRRAMLRSAEHQGQLGQVESELFQLSRILDKQPQLTQLLSDRTATPAAKRDLLAKVLYGKVTAVTEALALQAIGRPERNPIDDMASLADTVAALQGRQVASVVAASALNAGQVQALEEKLGRIYGRAMSIHTEVDPSLLGGMVIRVGDEVIDGSTSGKLERMRTVMA
- the atpA gene encoding F0F1 ATP synthase subunit alpha — translated: MAELTISSDEIRSAIANYTSSYSPEASREEVGVVISAADGIAQVSGLPSVMANELLEFPGGVIGVAQNLDTDKIGVVVLGNYETLKEGDEVKRTGEVLSIPVGDAFLGRVINPLGQPIDGLGEIQAEEDRVLELQAPSVLQRQPVEEPLQTGIKAIDAMTPIGRGQRQLIIGDRKTGKTAVCLDTILNQKANWESGDKNKQVRCIYVAIGQKGSTIAAVRKTLEEHGALEYTTIVAAPASDSAGFKWLAPFAGAALGQHWMYNGNHVLVIYDDLTKQAEAYRAISLLLRRPPGREAYPGDVFYLHSRLLERAAKLSDDMGAGSMTALPIIETKANDVSAFIPTNVISITDGQVFLESDLFNQGVRPAINVGVSVSRVGGAAQTKGMKKVSGSLRLDLAAYRDLEAFAAFASDLDPASKAQLQRGQRLVELLKQPENSPMSVEDQMVSIYLAGEGEMDTVPVEDVRRFEAELHEYLHANAAGIYEQINGGAAFSDDSKAELIAATNAFKRTFVTTDGTPVINDPEVEALSEEELKKNQITVSRKAAKK